From Spartinivicinus ruber, the proteins below share one genomic window:
- a CDS encoding nitroreductase family protein → MKKGIKETFHNHLMDCVDIAKWSPSSHNSQPWFCLLVEGDAHKKQLFKLEVSNSFLEEPGYHVILLGVDRKRCLKSLMAHQHEMYLSLGAFCQVLLRLLHLTGCLIVEKQYYEKTPLLTWVDDTKEPRLAVIVKFNPDISKKSEQFTLQSLYTRFVDLVRARKTNRGHYLPLSFQDLNINNENVLQYAKLYDQQNNQIINFNQSWQIRTITDLVEQYAGLDFKHNQAWSETYRYIHFLSTNKPVGFSIESLFGPCSFIRRLGLAILFNPVVIFILNYFSFHQHIANQMAALVKNGNLCVGIVIDDNPSVKQTIIAGASVVDSWLAATANGLSYHPLSILLQHDHVRKQMEKRLGIKGQLVFIARVGLATSSFQNTSRVAKNQLLIKDTI, encoded by the coding sequence ATGAAGAAAGGAATAAAAGAAACTTTCCATAATCATTTGATGGACTGTGTCGATATTGCTAAGTGGTCTCCTTCATCGCATAATAGTCAGCCTTGGTTCTGTCTATTAGTAGAAGGTGATGCTCATAAAAAACAGCTGTTTAAGTTAGAGGTAAGTAATTCATTTCTGGAAGAGCCTGGCTATCATGTGATTTTATTAGGAGTAGATCGCAAACGCTGTTTGAAAAGTCTGATGGCGCACCAGCATGAAATGTATTTATCATTAGGCGCTTTCTGTCAAGTTTTACTGCGTTTATTACATCTGACTGGTTGTTTAATTGTAGAAAAACAATATTATGAAAAAACACCATTGCTGACTTGGGTTGATGATACTAAAGAACCCAGGTTAGCAGTGATTGTTAAGTTCAATCCTGACATATCAAAAAAATCAGAGCAATTTACTTTACAGTCATTGTATACTCGTTTCGTTGATTTAGTAAGGGCTCGAAAAACTAATCGGGGGCATTATTTACCACTGTCTTTTCAAGATTTGAATATTAATAATGAAAATGTCTTACAATATGCCAAGCTATATGATCAACAAAATAATCAGATAATTAATTTTAATCAATCCTGGCAGATTCGAACAATTACTGATTTAGTGGAGCAATATGCAGGGTTAGATTTTAAACACAACCAAGCCTGGTCAGAAACTTATCGGTATATCCATTTTTTATCTACTAACAAGCCTGTTGGGTTTTCTATTGAAAGTTTATTTGGGCCTTGTAGTTTCATTCGACGATTAGGGTTGGCTATTTTATTTAACCCAGTTGTCATTTTTATTCTGAATTATTTTAGTTTTCATCAACACATTGCTAATCAAATGGCGGCACTGGTAAAAAATGGTAACTTGTGTGTTGGTATTGTTATTGATGATAATCCCTCCGTCAAACAAACAATTATAGCTGGTGCTAGTGTGGTTGATAGTTGGTTAGCTGCAACAGCAAATGGCTTATCATATCACCCATTAAGTATTTTACTGCAACATGATCATGTACGTAAGCAGATGGAAAAGCGTTTGGGGATTAAAGGGCAACTTGTTTTTATTGCTCGAGTAGGCCTGGCAACATCATCCTTTCAAAATACGTCGCGAGTTGCAAAAAATCAGTTGCTTATCAAAGATACTATTTAG